In Picosynechococcus sp. PCC 7002, the following are encoded in one genomic region:
- a CDS encoding pyridoxal-phosphate-dependent aminotransferase family protein translates to MSDRPTVQNTYRKPVQQLDLPPRLLLGPGPSNAHPRVLAALAMPPIGHLDPKYLEIMEDVKDLLRYTWQTANPFTISVSGTGSAAMEATLANMVEPGDKVLIGINGYFGHRLVDMASRYDAEVHTFSTAWGKAFTLEEISAAVAQHEPKILALVHAETSTGARQPLEGVKEICEKHGTMLLIDTVTSLSGVPLFLDEWGVDLAYSGTQKALACPPGLGPLTLSPRALDVLNNRKTPVKNWYLDMSMVSKYWGTGKRVYHHTAPVNMNYALREALMLVAEEGLEARWQRHQEAADLLWAGLEEMGLQCHVDREIRLPTLTTVRIPDGVDGAAVAAQLMKEYNIEIAGGLGDLAGKVWRVGLMGYNARKENVTLLLAALKQVLF, encoded by the coding sequence ATGAGCGATCGCCCCACCGTCCAAAATACTTACCGTAAACCTGTTCAGCAACTCGACCTGCCGCCCCGGCTCCTCCTCGGCCCTGGCCCCTCCAATGCCCACCCCAGGGTTTTAGCCGCTCTCGCTATGCCTCCCATCGGCCACCTCGATCCGAAGTATCTTGAAATTATGGAGGACGTCAAGGATCTCCTCCGCTACACTTGGCAGACCGCAAACCCCTTCACGATTTCTGTGAGTGGTACTGGCAGCGCCGCCATGGAAGCCACCCTCGCCAACATGGTCGAACCCGGCGATAAAGTCTTGATCGGCATCAATGGTTACTTCGGTCACCGCCTCGTGGATATGGCCAGCCGCTATGACGCCGAAGTGCATACTTTCTCCACTGCTTGGGGTAAGGCTTTCACCCTCGAAGAAATCAGTGCTGCCGTTGCCCAGCACGAGCCGAAAATCCTGGCCCTTGTCCACGCCGAAACTTCTACGGGAGCCAGACAACCCCTCGAAGGTGTCAAGGAAATTTGTGAAAAGCACGGCACGATGCTCCTAATCGATACCGTGACCAGCTTAAGCGGTGTGCCTCTTTTCCTCGATGAATGGGGCGTTGACCTCGCCTACAGCGGCACCCAAAAAGCCCTCGCTTGTCCCCCTGGCCTTGGCCCCCTGACCCTCAGCCCCCGCGCCCTGGATGTCCTGAATAATCGCAAGACGCCGGTGAAAAACTGGTATTTAGATATGTCCATGGTCAGCAAATATTGGGGTACAGGGAAACGGGTCTATCACCACACCGCCCCGGTTAATATGAACTATGCGCTGCGGGAAGCCTTGATGCTCGTCGCTGAGGAAGGATTAGAAGCCCGTTGGCAACGGCACCAGGAGGCAGCAGATCTCCTCTGGGCGGGCCTCGAAGAGATGGGGTTACAGTGCCATGTGGATCGTGAAATCCGTCTGCCGACCCTCACCACAGTGCGCATTCCCGATGGGGTTGATGGTGCCGCCGTCGCTGCTCAGTTGATGAAGGAGTACAACATCGAAATCGCTGGTGGTCTCGGTGATCTGGCTGGTAAGGTTTGGCGTGTTGGCCTGATGGGTTATAACGCCCGCAAGGAAAATGTGACGCTTCTGTTGGCTGCCCTAAAACAGGTTCTCTTTTAG